The Wansuia hejianensis genomic interval GCTGTTCAGAGTATGGTGGAAATGACAGATGCAATCGAAAAGGAAGCCGCTGCAGAGCTGCTTCTGGAAGCAAAAGGTTTTGACAATGTGGTGGTAAACCTGACGGGTGAAACCGTGGATGTGCTTGTACCATCCACAGACCTGGGAGACGACCAGAGAGCCCAGATTGAAGATATCATCACCCGTAAGACAGGTGTTGAAGTTCAGAATATCGTAATCACACCGATGACTGGCGAACAGTGAACCGATAGAAAGTGAAGCCAAAGCCCGGCGGAGAGCTCCTCTCCATGCCGGGCTTTCAGCGGCTCAGAAGCCTTCCCGGAGCCGTTCCAGAATGTGGAGCATAATGTACCAGAGCGTCTCATAGTGGAGATAGCGAAGCGTGTTCTTGTCCCACAGAAACCGGATGCTTGCAGGGTATTCTTCATCTCCATCCCAAAACTGGAACCAGACGGGAAAGAAATCAAAGACCGGAAGCAGGAAGCTTACGTCGCCGCTTTTCTGCGGAGTCCCTCCCAGGGTGTGGCAGGCTTTGGACAGTTCCTGAACCTTTCCCGTAAAGGGGGCGGTATAGCGGTCCAGCATGGTGCTGTTGCTGTGTCCGGCACCGATAATACCTCCCAGGCTGCTGATGGACTCCCAGTTCCCGGACAGAACCGGGAATTCGTCCCCGTGACAGAGCATATCGAAGATAGCCAACGTTTCATTGAAGCCGGCCTCACGCCAGGAAGCTTCCTGACAGCGGCTGTCTGTACATCCGCAAATCTTCCCGCTATCCCTGTTGATTCTGTATAGCCTGTTTACAAAGGAAAGGTAAATGAATTCCGGATCGCTGTGTAGATTGAATTTTTTTATAATAGCATCCTGGTCAAAGTGGAGAAAACGTTTCCTTGCGTTTGCGCTCATAAGGTCGTAGTTCGATTCCTTTTTTTTCATTTTAAGTCCCCTGTTCTGAATTTCTATGGCTTTGATTTCACAAAGCAATATAAAGCTGCAGATATGCGTCATGATATACTC includes:
- a CDS encoding DUF3786 domain-containing protein, whose protein sequence is MKKKESNYDLMSANARKRFLHFDQDAIIKKFNLHSDPEFIYLSFVNRLYRINRDSGKICGCTDSRCQEASWREAGFNETLAIFDMLCHGDEFPVLSGNWESISSLGGIIGAGHSNSTMLDRYTAPFTGKVQELSKACHTLGGTPQKSGDVSFLLPVFDFFPVWFQFWDGDEEYPASIRFLWDKNTLRYLHYETLWYIMLHILERLREGF